From the Oncorhynchus nerka isolate Pitt River linkage group LG20, Oner_Uvic_2.0, whole genome shotgun sequence genome, one window contains:
- the LOC115102223 gene encoding protein-serine O-palmitoleoyltransferase porcupine-like isoform X1: MEFSRIEFFQELGESCVLPTAQQGVEQVWQLLLLCLLCRLLCRLVGLSSSVKHLGSVSAGLYALYLFFEQSMVWVLMLSMLCYTVLFLNRHSSSRGIFLSATILIYLLMGELHMIDTVTWHKMRGSQMVVAMKAISLAFDLDRGTVLAVPNPLEFTGYILFVGTVIFGPWISYSSYKEAIESRKLSWSWLQKFSISWVKCQVCLVISNCIAPYLFPYFIPIHGSRGLRTWLHAYENAVSFHFSNYFVGHLSESTTVLAGAGFTEDKDNVKWDLKVVKPLNVELPRSMVLVVTSWNIPMSRWLNIYVFKSALKLGTFSSIIVTYTASALLHGLSFHLGAVLLSLGFITYVEHVLRKRLAAIFSACILSKQCPNNCHHQQKKELWVYGINLAFSAMAIFHLTYLGSLFDAEVDNLAAEEGYVANHTIQKWSELNWASHWLVFGSWLFYRLIQ, translated from the exons ATGGAGTTCAGCAGGATAGAGTTCTTCCAGGAGCTAGGGGAGAGCTGTGTGCTCCCTACGGCACAGCAGGGAGTGGAACAGGTCTGGCAGCTACTGCTCCTCTGCCTGCTCTGTCGACTCCTCTGTAGGCTGG TAGGTCTCTCATCCTCTGTGAAACACTTGGGCTCAGTGTCAGCGGGTCTATATGCCCTCTACCTGTTCTTTGAGCAGTCCATGGTGTGGGTGTTAATGCTCAGTATGCTCTGCTACACGGTTCTGTTCCTCAACCGCCACTCCAGCAGCCGAGGAATCTTCCTCTCTGCCACTATCCTCATCTATCTACTCATGGG AGAGCTGCATATGATTGACACAGTGACCTGGCATAAAATGAGAG GTTCCCAGATGGTGGTGGCCATGAAGGCCATTTCTCTGGCCTTTGACCTGGACAGAGGCACTGTGCTCGCTGTGCCCAACCCTCTGGAGTTCACAGGCTACATTCTCTTTGTGGGCACTGTCATCTTTGGACCCTGGATTAGCTACTCAAGCTACAAAGAGGCCATTGAGAGCCGTAAACTA AGTTGGTCCTGGCTCCAGAAGTTTTCAATCAGCTGGGTGAAATGCCAGGTATGCTTGGTGATATCCAACTGCATCGCCCCATACCTCTTCCCTTACTTCATTCCAATCCACGGGAGCAGAGGACTGCGCAC GTGGCTCCATGCGTATGAGAATGCTGTATCCTTCCACTTCAGTAACTACTTTGTGGGCCACCTCAGCGAAAGTACTACTGTGCTGGCAGGGGCAGGTTTCACTGAAGACAAAGACAATGTCAAAT GGGATCTGAAAGTGGTTAAGCCTCTGAATGTGGAGTTgcccaggtccatggtgctggtGGTGACCTCCTGGAACATCCCCATGTCTCGCTGGCTCAACATAT ATGTTTTCAAAAGTGCTTTGAAACTTGGCACATTTTCTTCCATCATTGTGACTTACACAGCCAGTGCCCTACTACAT GGCCTCAGCTTCCATCTTGGGGCCGTGCTGCTGTCTCTGGGCTTCATCACCTACGTGGAACATG TTCTGAGGAAGAGGCTGGCAGCCATCTTTAGTGCCTGTATCCTGTCTAAACAGTGTCCCAACAATTGCCATCATCAGCAGAAGAAG GAGCTGTGGGTGTATGGCATCAACCTTGCCTTCAGTGCCATGGCCATCTTCCACCTGACATACCTGGGCTCCCTGTTTGATGCTGAAGTAGACAACTTGGCTGCAGAGGAG GGTTATGTGGCCAACCACACCATTCAGAAGTGGTCAGAGTTGAACTGGGCCAGCCACTGGCTGGTGTTCGGCAGCTGGCTCTTCTACCGCCTCATTCAGTAA
- the LOC115102223 gene encoding protein-serine O-palmitoleoyltransferase porcupine-like isoform X2: MEFSRIEFFQELGESCVLPTAQQGVEQVWQLLLLCLLCRLLCRLGLSSSVKHLGSVSAGLYALYLFFEQSMVWVLMLSMLCYTVLFLNRHSSSRGIFLSATILIYLLMGELHMIDTVTWHKMRGSQMVVAMKAISLAFDLDRGTVLAVPNPLEFTGYILFVGTVIFGPWISYSSYKEAIESRKLSWSWLQKFSISWVKCQVCLVISNCIAPYLFPYFIPIHGSRGLRTWLHAYENAVSFHFSNYFVGHLSESTTVLAGAGFTEDKDNVKWDLKVVKPLNVELPRSMVLVVTSWNIPMSRWLNIYVFKSALKLGTFSSIIVTYTASALLHGLSFHLGAVLLSLGFITYVEHVLRKRLAAIFSACILSKQCPNNCHHQQKKELWVYGINLAFSAMAIFHLTYLGSLFDAEVDNLAAEEGYVANHTIQKWSELNWASHWLVFGSWLFYRLIQ; the protein is encoded by the exons ATGGAGTTCAGCAGGATAGAGTTCTTCCAGGAGCTAGGGGAGAGCTGTGTGCTCCCTACGGCACAGCAGGGAGTGGAACAGGTCTGGCAGCTACTGCTCCTCTGCCTGCTCTGTCGACTCCTCTGTAGGCTGG GTCTCTCATCCTCTGTGAAACACTTGGGCTCAGTGTCAGCGGGTCTATATGCCCTCTACCTGTTCTTTGAGCAGTCCATGGTGTGGGTGTTAATGCTCAGTATGCTCTGCTACACGGTTCTGTTCCTCAACCGCCACTCCAGCAGCCGAGGAATCTTCCTCTCTGCCACTATCCTCATCTATCTACTCATGGG AGAGCTGCATATGATTGACACAGTGACCTGGCATAAAATGAGAG GTTCCCAGATGGTGGTGGCCATGAAGGCCATTTCTCTGGCCTTTGACCTGGACAGAGGCACTGTGCTCGCTGTGCCCAACCCTCTGGAGTTCACAGGCTACATTCTCTTTGTGGGCACTGTCATCTTTGGACCCTGGATTAGCTACTCAAGCTACAAAGAGGCCATTGAGAGCCGTAAACTA AGTTGGTCCTGGCTCCAGAAGTTTTCAATCAGCTGGGTGAAATGCCAGGTATGCTTGGTGATATCCAACTGCATCGCCCCATACCTCTTCCCTTACTTCATTCCAATCCACGGGAGCAGAGGACTGCGCAC GTGGCTCCATGCGTATGAGAATGCTGTATCCTTCCACTTCAGTAACTACTTTGTGGGCCACCTCAGCGAAAGTACTACTGTGCTGGCAGGGGCAGGTTTCACTGAAGACAAAGACAATGTCAAAT GGGATCTGAAAGTGGTTAAGCCTCTGAATGTGGAGTTgcccaggtccatggtgctggtGGTGACCTCCTGGAACATCCCCATGTCTCGCTGGCTCAACATAT ATGTTTTCAAAAGTGCTTTGAAACTTGGCACATTTTCTTCCATCATTGTGACTTACACAGCCAGTGCCCTACTACAT GGCCTCAGCTTCCATCTTGGGGCCGTGCTGCTGTCTCTGGGCTTCATCACCTACGTGGAACATG TTCTGAGGAAGAGGCTGGCAGCCATCTTTAGTGCCTGTATCCTGTCTAAACAGTGTCCCAACAATTGCCATCATCAGCAGAAGAAG GAGCTGTGGGTGTATGGCATCAACCTTGCCTTCAGTGCCATGGCCATCTTCCACCTGACATACCTGGGCTCCCTGTTTGATGCTGAAGTAGACAACTTGGCTGCAGAGGAG GGTTATGTGGCCAACCACACCATTCAGAAGTGGTCAGAGTTGAACTGGGCCAGCCACTGGCTGGTGTTCGGCAGCTGGCTCTTCTACCGCCTCATTCAGTAA
- the LOC115101647 gene encoding organic solute transporter subunit alpha-like — translation MRRGVNCSWLGAEIPLSWEFFSVIKDELWLFLIPAGFAVVMLALFLEEVGFFLRHVPYSRRRHLYLWILGMYPVFGLTSIIALYVPRSSSLCSFIASLYHSITLLKFMGLITDFFGGKARMLEILAGEQVSPDPFPCCCCCCLPMIAINRTSLGWMMAAVLQLSVVRTILFFVTLVLWTDEQYDYGDVDYANPNMYMNVIIGVSTFLSFYGHLLFYKATKKALPGYGLRAKFVCIIVVLVLCGLQSGILETMGALEVVPCTPPFSVLMRSQLIYHYSVIVEMFCICLFARHTFRKVEPSLEEGFGLEERPPRGMLMEQAVQTEDVVPLRENPWPCWEGAGVSNPDCIRDSSEDSLCKVEHAPLDCFPFPLQPRRQETVRPENVTDESGTLELPKLTVTADINVVKSRNVTVV, via the exons atgaggagaggagttAACTGCAGCTGGTTAGGAGCAGAGATCCCGCTGTCCTGGGAGTTCTTCAGTG TGATCAAGGATGAGCTATGGCTGTTTCTCATTCCTGCTGGGTTCGCTGTGGTCATGCTGGCCCTGTTCCTAGAAGAGGTGGGCTTCTTCCTGCGTCACGTGCCCTACTCCAGACGCCGGCACCTCTACCTGTGGATACTGGGCATGTACCCG GTCTTTGGCTTAACCTCAATCATTGCGCTGTACGTTCCTCGCTCCTCCTCACTATGTAGCTTCATAGCTTCTCT GTACCACTCCATTACTTTGCTAAAGTTTATGGGGCTCATCACAGACTTCTTTGGGGGTAAGGCCCGCATGCTGGAGATCTTAGCTGGAGAGCAGGTGTCTCCGGATCCGTTCccatgttgctgctgctgttgcctccCTATGATAGCCATCAACAG GACCAGTCTGGGATGGATGATGGCTGCTGTGCTGCAACTGTCTGTGGTCAGAACCATCCTGTTCTTtgtcactctggtcctctggaCAGATGAGCAGTATGACTATGGAGAT GTGGATTATGCCAATCCCAATATGTACATGAATGTCATCATAGGCGTGTCTACCTTCTTGTCCTTCTATGGCCACCTGCTGTTTTACAAGGCCACCAAAAAGGCCTTGCCTGGCTATGGGCTGAGGGCCAAATTTGTCTGTATCATTGTAGTGTTGGTGCTGTGTGGCCTTCAGAGTGGAATCCTGGAGACCATGGGGGCCCTGGAGGTGGTGCCCTGCACCCCTCCCTTCTCTGTCCTCATGCGTTCCCAGC taaTTTACCACTACTCTGTGATTGTGGAGATGTTCTGCATATGCCTCTTTGCCCGCCACACGTTCCGTAAAGTGGAGCCTAGTCTAGAGGAGGGCTTTGGGCTGGAGGAGAGGCCCCCCAGAGGCATGCTGATGGAGCAGGCTGTTCAGACTGAAGACGTGGTGCCACTCAGGGAGAACCCCTGGCCTTGCTGGGAAGGCGCCGGAGTCTCCAATCCCGACTGTATTAGGGACAGCAGTGAGGACAGCCTCTGTAAAGTCGAACACGCCCCTTTGGATTGCTTCCCTTTCCCTCTTCAACCGAGACGTCAAGAGACGGTGAGGCCAGAAAACGTAACTGATGAAAGTGGCACTTTGGAGTTGCCCAAACTGACTGTCACTGCTGACATCAATGTTGTAAAGTCTAGAAATGTTACTGTTGTATGA